The following are encoded in a window of bacterium genomic DNA:
- a CDS encoding VOC family protein — MIKVADLAFPRFRAPDLDRMEAFLLDFGMQRAARTPHALYMRGTDARHHVHVTHLGEPAFLGLAFLAASRGDLVTLAAAVGGAVQPLGEPGGGEVVRLHDPDGRRIDVVWGLATPAPLPVRPHPALNTGAARARVGTLQRVDPGPSQVKRCGHAAIKTADLAALWPWYRRHLGLLVSDDLFVEEPARPLGRFARCDRGVDPADHHTLLFLEMGEAKLGHVAWEVADFDDLMVGHDHLATAGMRHYWGIGRHVLGGQIFDYWKDPFGFTVEHWTDSDLLDAAAAPGTHSLMAAGNQWGPPPPPDLDF; from the coding sequence ATCATCAAGGTCGCCGACCTGGCGTTCCCGCGCTTCCGCGCGCCGGACCTGGACCGGATGGAGGCGTTCCTCCTCGACTTCGGCATGCAGCGCGCCGCGCGTACGCCGCACGCGCTCTACATGCGTGGCACCGACGCCCGCCACCACGTCCACGTGACGCATCTGGGCGAGCCGGCGTTCCTCGGCCTGGCGTTCCTCGCGGCGTCGCGGGGCGACCTCGTCACGCTGGCGGCGGCGGTGGGCGGGGCGGTGCAGCCGCTGGGCGAGCCGGGCGGCGGCGAGGTCGTGCGGCTGCACGACCCCGACGGCCGCCGCATCGACGTCGTGTGGGGTCTCGCGACGCCGGCGCCGCTGCCGGTGCGGCCGCATCCGGCGCTCAACACCGGCGCGGCGCGAGCCCGCGTCGGCACGCTCCAGCGCGTCGACCCCGGGCCGTCACAGGTGAAGCGCTGCGGCCACGCGGCGATCAAGACCGCGGACCTCGCGGCGCTGTGGCCGTGGTATCGCCGCCACCTGGGCCTCCTCGTCTCGGACGACCTCTTCGTCGAGGAGCCGGCGCGGCCGCTCGGGCGCTTCGCGCGCTGCGACCGCGGCGTCGATCCGGCCGACCATCACACGCTCCTCTTCCTCGAGATGGGCGAGGCGAAGCTCGGCCACGTCGCCTGGGAGGTCGCCGATTTCGACGACCTCATGGTCGGCCACGACCACCTCGCGACCGCCGGGATGCGCCACTACTGGGGCATCGGTCGCCACGTCCTGGGCGGGCAGATCTTCGACTACTGGAAGGACCCCTTCGGCTTCACCGTCGAGCACTGGACGGACAGCGACCTCCTCGACGCCGCCGCGGCGCCGGGGACCCACTCCCTCATGGCCGCGGGCAACCAGTGGGGGCCGCCCCCGCCGCCGGATCTGGACTTCTGA
- a CDS encoding FAD-dependent monooxygenase, with product MTTDAAVLVVGAGPTGLMAALLLRRLGVAALVVERRGGPQRAPAAHVVNARTFEICRQAGVDMAAVAAASAPPADAGATVWVTRLGGEVLGRLRFERQDDEVLGLTPTPLRNLAQHRFEPILLDAVTASGAAPPRFGHRWLASEADADGVTSRIAGPDGAYAVRSRYVIAADGAGSGVRVALGITPLGPERLQSFLMIHFAANLRALVADCPAVLYWVSDPACAGTFVAHDIDGDWVFMHPLAEDESPAGYDAARCEALVRRALLRPDVGLRVRTTSAWTMSCQVAERYGDGRIFLAGDAAHRFPPTGGLGLNTGVQDAHNLAWKLAAVLAGSASPALLATYETERRPVAQYNAEQSLRNAMRMMEVPQALGFDPDPAEAQRAYAAVLADPARRAEVAAAIANQAEHFDMLGLQLGYAYTDGALAPDGTPPPAADDPVRTFVPSTRPGARLAHGWIDDGGGTRRSTLDLVAVGRPTLLVGPAGDAWIAAARGLDPAPACVRIGVDVADANAWWTRVAGLAPDGALLVRPDQHVAWRALRGVSEPAAALRGGLAAMLGRAV from the coding sequence GTGACGACGGACGCGGCGGTCCTCGTCGTCGGCGCCGGGCCGACGGGCCTCATGGCGGCGCTCCTGCTGCGGCGGCTCGGGGTCGCGGCGCTCGTCGTCGAGCGCCGCGGCGGCCCGCAGCGCGCGCCGGCGGCGCACGTCGTCAACGCGCGCACGTTCGAGATCTGCCGGCAGGCGGGCGTCGACATGGCGGCCGTCGCCGCCGCCTCCGCGCCGCCGGCGGACGCGGGCGCGACCGTGTGGGTGACGCGCCTCGGCGGTGAGGTGCTCGGCCGGCTGCGCTTCGAGCGCCAGGACGACGAGGTGCTGGGCCTCACGCCGACGCCGCTGCGCAACCTCGCGCAGCACCGCTTCGAGCCGATCCTGCTCGACGCCGTCACCGCGTCCGGCGCCGCGCCGCCGCGCTTCGGGCATCGCTGGCTCGCGTCCGAGGCCGACGCGGACGGCGTCACCTCGCGCATCGCAGGCCCGGATGGCGCCTACGCCGTGCGCAGCCGCTACGTGATCGCGGCCGACGGCGCGGGCAGCGGCGTACGGGTGGCGCTCGGCATCACGCCGCTCGGACCCGAGCGCCTGCAGAGCTTCCTCATGATCCACTTCGCGGCGAACCTGCGCGCGCTCGTCGCCGACTGCCCGGCGGTGCTCTACTGGGTGAGCGATCCGGCCTGCGCCGGCACCTTCGTCGCGCACGACATCGACGGCGACTGGGTGTTCATGCACCCGCTGGCCGAGGACGAGTCGCCGGCGGGATACGATGCCGCGCGCTGCGAGGCGCTCGTGCGGCGGGCGCTGCTGCGGCCCGACGTCGGCCTCCGGGTCCGCACGACGTCCGCGTGGACGATGAGCTGCCAGGTCGCCGAGCGCTACGGCGACGGCCGCATCTTCCTCGCCGGCGACGCCGCGCACCGCTTCCCGCCGACGGGCGGTCTCGGCCTCAACACCGGCGTGCAGGACGCGCACAACCTCGCCTGGAAGCTCGCCGCCGTGCTGGCCGGCTCGGCGTCGCCGGCGCTGCTGGCCACGTACGAAACGGAGCGCCGCCCGGTCGCGCAGTACAACGCGGAGCAGAGCCTGCGGAACGCGATGCGGATGATGGAGGTGCCGCAGGCGCTCGGCTTCGACCCCGACCCGGCCGAGGCGCAGCGCGCCTACGCGGCCGTGCTCGCCGATCCTGCGCGCCGGGCCGAGGTCGCGGCGGCGATCGCGAACCAGGCGGAGCACTTCGACATGCTCGGCCTGCAGCTGGGCTACGCGTATACCGACGGCGCCTTGGCACCCGACGGCACACCGCCGCCGGCGGCGGACGATCCCGTGCGCACGTTCGTGCCGTCGACGCGGCCCGGCGCGCGCCTGGCGCACGGCTGGATCGACGACGGCGGCGGCACCCGCCGCTCGACGCTCGATCTCGTCGCCGTCGGCCGGCCGACGCTGCTGGTCGGCCCGGCGGGCGACGCCTGGATCGCGGCCGCACGCGGGCTCGATCCGGCGCCCGCGTGCGTGCGGATCGGCGTCGACGTCGCGGATGCGAACGCGTGGTGGACGCGCGTCGCCGGCCTGGCGCCCGACGGCGCGCTCCTCGTGCGCCCGGATCAGCACGTCGCCTGGCGCGCGCTCCGCGGCGTGTCCGAGCCCGCGGCGGCGCTCCGCGGCGGGCTCGCGGCGATGCTCGGACGCGCGGTGTGA
- a CDS encoding MgtC/SapB family protein: MIDPPDDVTLAWRLGAALALGLLLGLERERAREPDGTFGGVRTFALVTLLGALCAVVQTQLGLPAIATVAFVGLAALLVTSYVATSDRGHLGLTSEITALLAFLLGTLCGSGWIGVAAMAAVASVLLLTLKGWLHRLARHVEPADVEATLKFAIITVVVLPLLPDRPLGPPPFDVLNPQRLWWMVVLIAGVDFVGYVLVKVLGSEHGLGLTGLLGGLVSSTASTLGLARRSRDVPQLARDLALAVLLAWSVMLVRVWILVCVAHPPLAAALVVPLGAMGVASAAICAALWWRTRPQERGNVAVGANPFELTTALRFGAVYALVLIAVRVAEQRLGDGGLYLAGALAGLTDTDAVALSMASLTATTPAALPAAARTVLIAVLANTATKTALCIALGAPGLRRAIVPAALVLALAGAAAGWLGPWP; this comes from the coding sequence GTGATCGATCCGCCGGACGACGTCACGCTGGCGTGGCGCCTCGGCGCCGCGCTCGCGCTGGGCCTGCTCCTCGGCCTCGAGCGCGAGCGGGCGCGCGAGCCCGACGGCACCTTCGGCGGCGTCCGCACGTTCGCGCTGGTCACGCTCCTCGGCGCGCTCTGCGCCGTGGTGCAGACGCAGCTCGGGTTGCCGGCGATCGCGACCGTCGCCTTCGTCGGGCTGGCCGCGCTGCTCGTCACCTCCTACGTCGCCACCTCCGATCGCGGGCATCTCGGGCTCACCTCGGAGATCACGGCGCTGCTGGCGTTCCTCCTCGGCACGCTGTGCGGCAGCGGCTGGATCGGCGTCGCGGCGATGGCGGCGGTGGCGAGCGTGCTCCTCCTCACGTTGAAGGGCTGGCTGCACCGGCTCGCGCGGCACGTCGAGCCCGCCGACGTCGAGGCGACGCTCAAGTTCGCGATCATCACCGTCGTCGTCCTGCCGCTCCTGCCCGATCGCCCGCTCGGGCCGCCGCCGTTCGACGTCCTCAACCCGCAGCGGCTGTGGTGGATGGTGGTCCTCATCGCCGGCGTCGACTTCGTCGGCTACGTGCTCGTGAAGGTCCTCGGCAGCGAGCACGGGCTCGGCCTGACGGGTCTCCTCGGCGGGCTGGTGTCGAGCACCGCGTCGACGCTCGGGCTCGCCCGCCGCAGCCGCGACGTCCCGCAGCTCGCCCGCGACCTGGCGCTGGCGGTCCTCCTCGCCTGGAGCGTGATGCTGGTGCGCGTGTGGATCCTCGTGTGCGTGGCGCATCCGCCGCTCGCAGCGGCGCTCGTCGTCCCACTCGGGGCGATGGGCGTCGCGAGCGCCGCCATCTGCGCCGCGCTGTGGTGGCGCACGCGGCCGCAGGAGCGCGGCAACGTCGCCGTCGGCGCCAATCCGTTCGAGCTCACGACGGCGCTGCGTTTCGGAGCCGTGTACGCGCTCGTGCTGATCGCCGTCCGCGTCGCGGAGCAGCGGCTCGGCGACGGCGGGCTCTACCTCGCCGGCGCCCTCGCCGGTCTCACCGACACCGACGCCGTCGCGCTGTCGATGGCGAGCCTCACCGCGACGACGCCCGCCGCGCTGCCGGCGGCGGCGCGCACGGTGCTGATCGCGGTGCTGGCGAACACCGCGACCAAGACCGCGCTCTGCATCGCACTCGGTGCGCCCGGGCTGCGCCGCGCGATCGTCCCCGCGGCGCTGGTGCTGGCGCTCGCGGGCGCCGCCGCCGGCTGGCTCGGCCCGTGGCCCTGA
- a CDS encoding SDR family oxidoreductase, producing MDLGIGGRTAIVCASSRGLGRACATALAHEGVNLVVNARGRDELEATAAALRAETGVTVMTVAGDVGDVATRAALLDACPEPDVLVTNNGGPAPGRFQDWDDDAWTAAFRANMLAPMALMRAVVDGMVERRFGRIVNITSAMVKAPQAPMGLSAGVRTGLTAASKALSLQVAWANVTVNNLLPERIETDRQVQMAQLQAMVQGITVDEAYARIRAHIPAGRLGRPEEVGAACAFLCSVHAGFVTGQNLQLDGGAHPGLL from the coding sequence ATGGACCTCGGCATCGGCGGACGGACGGCCATCGTGTGCGCGTCGAGCCGCGGGCTCGGCCGCGCCTGCGCCACCGCGCTCGCGCACGAAGGCGTGAACCTGGTCGTCAACGCGCGCGGGCGCGACGAGCTGGAGGCCACGGCGGCGGCGCTGCGCGCCGAGACCGGCGTGACCGTCATGACGGTCGCCGGCGACGTCGGCGACGTCGCGACGCGCGCCGCGCTCCTCGACGCCTGCCCCGAGCCCGACGTCCTCGTCACCAACAACGGCGGCCCGGCGCCGGGCCGCTTCCAGGATTGGGACGACGACGCCTGGACGGCTGCGTTCCGTGCCAACATGCTCGCCCCGATGGCGCTCATGCGCGCCGTGGTCGACGGTATGGTCGAGCGCCGCTTCGGCCGCATCGTCAACATCACCTCGGCGATGGTGAAGGCGCCGCAGGCGCCGATGGGCCTCTCGGCCGGCGTGCGCACCGGGCTCACGGCGGCGAGCAAGGCGCTCTCGCTGCAGGTGGCGTGGGCCAACGTCACCGTGAACAACCTCCTGCCCGAGCGCATCGAGACCGACCGCCAGGTGCAGATGGCCCAGCTCCAGGCGATGGTGCAGGGGATCACCGTGGACGAGGCGTACGCGCGCATCCGGGCGCACATCCCGGCCGGCCGGCTCGGGCGTCCCGAGGAGGTCGGTGCCGCCTGCGCGTTTCTGTGCAGCGTCCACGCCGGCTTCGTCACCGGGCAGAACCTGCAGCTCGACGGCGGCGCCCACCCGGGGCTGCTGTGA
- a CDS encoding SDR family oxidoreductase, translated as MRDGTTVALVTGANTGIGRATALDLARRGLLVFVASRSREKGREAVAAIREATGSAQVELLELDLGSLASVRRAADAFLATGLPLHLLVNNAGVAGQRGLTADGFELHFGTNHLGHFLLTQRLLPRLVASAPARIVNVASKAHFDARGIDWTVLERSTPSFTGLQEYAVSKLCNVLFTQELARRLAGTGVTVYALHPGVVASDAWRRIPWPIRPLVTRRMISNQEGARTTLHCATSEEAGRESGLYYDRCAPKAPLPLANDAALAAELWARSEAFLAARGGAAATAIC; from the coding sequence ATGCGCGACGGGACGACGGTGGCCCTCGTCACGGGGGCGAACACGGGCATCGGCCGCGCGACGGCGCTGGACCTGGCCCGGCGGGGCCTGCTGGTCTTCGTCGCCAGCCGCAGCCGGGAGAAGGGTCGCGAGGCCGTGGCCGCCATCCGAGAGGCCACGGGCTCGGCCCAGGTCGAGCTGCTGGAACTCGACCTGGGGTCGCTCGCCTCGGTGCGCCGCGCTGCCGACGCCTTCCTCGCGACCGGGCTGCCGCTGCATCTCCTCGTCAACAACGCCGGGGTCGCCGGCCAGCGCGGCCTCACCGCCGACGGCTTCGAGCTGCACTTCGGCACCAACCATCTCGGGCACTTCCTGCTGACGCAGCGGCTGCTGCCGCGGCTCGTGGCCTCGGCGCCGGCGCGCATCGTCAACGTCGCGAGCAAGGCGCACTTCGACGCGCGCGGCATCGACTGGACGGTGCTCGAGCGCTCGACGCCGAGCTTCACGGGCCTCCAGGAGTACGCGGTCTCGAAGCTCTGCAACGTCCTCTTCACGCAGGAGCTGGCGCGCCGGCTCGCCGGCACCGGGGTGACGGTCTACGCGCTGCACCCCGGCGTGGTCGCCTCGGACGCCTGGCGCCGCATCCCCTGGCCGATCCGGCCGCTCGTCACCCGCCGCATGATCTCCAACCAGGAGGGCGCACGGACGACGCTCCACTGCGCCACCTCCGAGGAGGCGGGGCGCGAAAGCGGCCTCTACTACGACCGCTGCGCGCCGAAGGCGCCGCTGCCGCTCGCGAACGACGCCGCGCTCGCCGCCGAGCTGTGGGCGCGCAGCGAGGCCTTCCTCGCGGCCCGCGGCGGCGCGGCGGCCACGGCGATCTGCTAG
- a CDS encoding LLM class flavin-dependent oxidoreductase: protein MQVALQLIFQNYRGALSDAEHFAVERRIAELTEPLGFDKVFVVEHHFFDYAACPDNAQFLSWLAARTERIGLGTGAFILPWNDPLRVAEKIVLLDHLSNGRAVLGLGRGLARGEYAGFGVDMAESRDRFDEAARLVLEATDRGWMEGSGTYYPQPRTDIRPRPLRGFRDRLYAIGMSPDSVEQAARLGARLAIFSQIPWETWAATSLATYRRVWGETQAGTPPGPLTSDLMLCAPTDAEAADAARVHMAEYYLSVLDHYELTGAHFRGTRGYEMYAQASEVLSAIGKEDQAQMYLQVQSYGSPATILEKLRARRAAIGDFELAVIARYGSLPIERVEASLRLFAAEVLPELHRW from the coding sequence ATGCAGGTCGCCCTCCAGCTCATCTTCCAGAACTACCGGGGCGCGCTCTCCGACGCGGAGCACTTCGCGGTCGAGCGGCGCATCGCGGAGCTCACGGAGCCGCTCGGGTTCGACAAGGTGTTCGTGGTCGAGCACCACTTCTTCGACTATGCGGCCTGTCCCGACAACGCGCAGTTCCTGTCGTGGCTGGCGGCGCGGACGGAGCGCATCGGGCTCGGAACGGGGGCGTTCATCCTGCCCTGGAACGATCCGCTGCGGGTGGCGGAGAAGATCGTGCTGCTCGATCATCTCTCGAACGGCCGGGCGGTGCTCGGGCTCGGGCGTGGGCTCGCGCGCGGAGAGTATGCGGGCTTCGGCGTCGACATGGCCGAGTCGCGCGATCGCTTCGACGAGGCGGCGCGGCTCGTCCTCGAGGCGACCGATCGCGGCTGGATGGAGGGGAGCGGCACCTACTACCCGCAGCCGCGCACCGACATCCGGCCGCGGCCGCTGCGCGGGTTCCGCGATCGGCTGTACGCCATCGGCATGTCGCCGGACTCGGTCGAGCAGGCGGCGCGCCTCGGGGCGCGGCTCGCGATCTTCTCGCAGATCCCGTGGGAGACGTGGGCGGCGACGTCGCTCGCGACCTACCGGCGCGTGTGGGGCGAAACGCAGGCGGGGACGCCGCCCGGGCCGCTCACCTCCGATCTCATGCTCTGTGCCCCGACCGACGCCGAGGCCGCCGACGCGGCGCGGGTGCACATGGCCGAGTACTACCTCTCGGTGCTGGACCACTACGAGCTCACCGGCGCGCACTTCCGGGGTACGCGCGGCTACGAGATGTACGCGCAGGCGTCCGAGGTGCTGTCGGCGATCGGCAAGGAAGACCAGGCGCAGATGTACCTCCAGGTGCAGAGCTACGGCTCGCCGGCGACGATCCTCGAGAAGCTGCGCGCGCGCCGCGCCGCGATCGGCGACTTCGAGCTCGCCGTCATCGCGCGCTACGGCTCGCTGCCGATCGAGCGCGTCGAGGCCAGCCTGCGGCTCTTCGCAGCCGAGGTGCTCCCCGAGCTGCATCGCTGGTGA
- a CDS encoding nitroreductase family deazaflavin-dependent oxidoreductase, whose product MPDFSLFGDEHVRQYEATGGKVGHDWNGTSILILHTRGRRTGARHKNPLIYGRDGDAFVIVASKGGAPEHPGWYKNLLAHPEVEIQVRDQVIPVTARTATPAEKQRVWPTMTKEWPDYDGYQRRTARDIPVVLLTRR is encoded by the coding sequence ATGCCAGACTTCTCCCTCTTCGGCGACGAGCACGTGCGCCAGTACGAGGCCACCGGCGGCAAGGTCGGCCACGACTGGAACGGCACCAGCATCCTCATCCTGCACACACGCGGCCGCAGGACCGGCGCGAGGCACAAGAACCCGCTCATCTACGGGCGCGACGGCGACGCCTTCGTCATCGTCGCCTCGAAGGGCGGCGCCCCCGAGCACCCGGGCTGGTACAAGAACCTCCTCGCCCACCCCGAGGTCGAGATCCAGGTTCGGGACCAGGTGATCCCGGTCACCGCCCGCACCGCGACGCCGGCGGAGAAGCAGCGCGTCTGGCCGACGATGACGAAAGAGTGGCCGGACTACGACGGCTACCAGCGCAGGACCGCGCGCGACATCCCGGTCGTCCTGCTGACGCGGCGCTGA
- a CDS encoding HEAT repeat domain-containing protein: MRRASAPVLAAVVALAGCGGDASPPPDPYRVVIDVGPQIRAFGEDTASADEAGDQLAQLGVPVIPALAAALGREPRDVRVKAVEVLAAIEAPESVPPLLAAARDDADPDVRADALRALGVLADPRARPLLEERLADPDPTVRVGAIMGCATLCTSEAAVARLTDVALDPTQPAVALAARTTLAQLRTQGGEVAAVAERARLAPRQGSTPDGRALAALLASDSHAAAACRRWSRPCRRRRRRFSASWCGARRVRRRDRRAGDGRAAGEPRLDAAALRERRADQAARPRRGAGGGGARGLRGAAAARADAAARVLKKRAAGGVHRRTPPVPWDAGYCCVASATPAAPTTMPERHELVGGVGTPSAASSR; encoded by the coding sequence ATGCGCCGCGCGTCCGCCCCCGTGCTCGCCGCCGTCGTGGCCCTCGCGGGCTGCGGCGGCGACGCCTCGCCCCCGCCCGATCCGTATCGCGTCGTCATCGACGTCGGCCCGCAGATCCGCGCCTTCGGCGAGGACACGGCCAGCGCCGACGAGGCCGGCGACCAGCTCGCGCAGCTCGGCGTGCCCGTGATCCCCGCGCTGGCGGCGGCGCTCGGGCGCGAGCCGCGCGACGTGCGCGTGAAGGCCGTCGAGGTGCTGGCGGCGATCGAGGCGCCCGAGTCCGTGCCGCCGCTGCTCGCCGCCGCCCGCGACGACGCCGACCCGGACGTCCGCGCCGATGCGCTGCGCGCGCTCGGCGTGCTCGCCGACCCGCGTGCCCGGCCGCTGCTCGAGGAGCGGCTCGCCGACCCGGACCCGACCGTCCGCGTGGGCGCGATCATGGGCTGCGCGACGCTGTGCACGTCGGAGGCGGCGGTCGCACGGCTCACCGACGTCGCGCTCGATCCGACACAGCCGGCCGTGGCGTTGGCCGCGCGCACGACGCTCGCGCAGCTGCGCACGCAGGGCGGCGAGGTGGCCGCCGTCGCCGAGCGGGCGCGGCTCGCACCGCGCCAGGGCTCGACGCCGGACGGCCGCGCGCTCGCGGCGCTGCTGGCGTCGGATTCGCATGCCGCGGCCGCGTGCCGGCGCTGGTCGCGGCCCTGCCGGAGGCGTCGCCGCCGCTTCAGCGCCAGCTGGTGTGGCGCCCGGCGCGTTCGCCGGCGCGACCGCCGTGCCGGCGATGGCCGCGCTGCTGGCGAGCCACGACTCGACGCTGCGGCTCTACGCGAGCGACGCGCTGATCAAGCTGCGCGACCGCGGCGTGGCGCCGGCGGGGGCGGCGCTCGGGGGCTACGCGGGGCCGCAGCCGCGCGGGCCGATGCCGCCGCCCGAGTTCTGAAAAAAAGAGCGGCGGGCGGGGTCCATCGCCGGACCCCGCCCGTTCCGTGGGACGCGGGTTACTGCTGCGTGGCGAGCGCGACGCCCGCGGCGCCGACCACGATGCCCGAGCGGCACGAGCTGGTCGGCGGGGTCGGCACGCCGAGCGCGGCGAGCAGCAGGTGA
- a CDS encoding AraC family transcriptional regulator — MPTSPRSPTSTFGPWSATILRALAARGLDAGALAARAGIDPAALGPDARVPRTALNRLWAVAVETTGNPALGLEMPRYTAQTTFHALGYAVLASVTLREAFERIVRHRRLVGDVLELSLVDAGDRYRFHIDVSRQPDIPFQAVDAVAALCVRQARALRAPAPCDPLRVAFARPAPRDRAPYDRVFRAPIEFDQPANVVEWTRADLDDPLPTGNAELARGNDEVLVRFLTRLERSRVATRVQQALLDALPGGAPSKATIARTLGMSTRNLQRHLAAEGTSFSALLADARVSVARTYVEAGRLSVTEIAFVLGFADTSTFSRAFKRWTGMSPRAWATRRR; from the coding sequence ATGCCGACGAGCCCGCGCAGCCCGACGTCGACCTTCGGCCCCTGGTCCGCGACCATCCTGCGGGCGCTCGCGGCGCGCGGCCTCGACGCCGGGGCGCTCGCGGCCCGCGCGGGCATCGACCCCGCGGCCCTCGGCCCCGATGCCCGCGTCCCACGCACGGCGCTGAACCGGCTGTGGGCGGTGGCGGTGGAGACGACGGGCAACCCTGCCCTCGGGCTCGAGATGCCCCGCTACACGGCACAGACGACGTTCCATGCCCTCGGCTACGCCGTGCTCGCGAGCGTCACGCTGAGGGAGGCGTTCGAGCGCATCGTCCGCCACCGCCGTCTCGTCGGCGACGTGCTCGAGCTGTCGCTCGTCGACGCGGGCGATCGCTACCGCTTCCACATCGACGTCTCGCGCCAGCCCGACATCCCCTTCCAGGCCGTCGACGCCGTGGCCGCGCTCTGCGTGCGGCAGGCGCGCGCGCTGCGCGCCCCGGCGCCGTGCGATCCCCTGCGCGTCGCCTTCGCGCGCCCGGCACCGCGCGACCGCGCGCCCTACGATCGGGTGTTCCGCGCCCCGATCGAGTTCGACCAGCCGGCGAACGTCGTCGAGTGGACGCGCGCCGACCTGGACGATCCGCTGCCGACCGGCAACGCCGAGCTCGCGCGCGGCAACGACGAGGTGCTCGTGCGCTTCCTCACCCGCCTCGAGCGGAGCCGCGTCGCGACGCGCGTGCAGCAGGCATTGCTCGACGCGCTGCCCGGCGGCGCGCCGTCGAAGGCGACGATCGCGCGCACGCTCGGCATGAGCACCCGAAACCTCCAGCGTCACCTCGCCGCCGAGGGGACGTCGTTCAGCGCGCTGCTCGCCGACGCACGCGTCAGCGTCGCACGCACGTACGTCGAAGCCGGCCGGCTGTCGGTCACCGAGATCGCCTTCGTGCTCGGCTTCGCCGACACGAGCACGTTCTCGCGCGCGTTCAAGCGCTGGACCGGCATGTCGCCGCGCGCCTGGGCGACGCGCCGTCGCTGA
- a CDS encoding M23 family metallopeptidase — translation MDALDSPLSLAETFGLSPLSVRLREALVTFRGDEGVPPSRFDRTSLGILDPVLGVGLWLGRRRADGRVAIYNLFNHTQTPIADGWSVRRTQVRDFRGGTLTYDSHNGTDFAVPPGTVVVAAAPARVLRVSSEFNRGGLKIFLDHGGGLVTTSNHLGRALVRPGDLVRRGQPIARSGASGIDMFLMFPWNVPHVHFNVWLGTEPVDPFALPGEPSLWRRHNDPVPDDGSADDADFTPTPWEPERIEAGIAACTVADVRAALRAIPALDERAMALLFQYNYYPTRFPERPGLHAGPCPRRPRLDLPFRATDAVGIAFPNA, via the coding sequence ATGGACGCCCTCGACTCGCCGCTGTCGCTCGCCGAGACGTTCGGCCTCTCGCCCCTCTCCGTGCGCCTGCGCGAGGCGCTCGTCACCTTCCGCGGCGACGAGGGCGTGCCGCCGTCGCGCTTCGACCGCACGAGCCTCGGCATCCTCGATCCCGTCCTCGGCGTCGGCCTCTGGCTCGGCCGCCGGCGCGCCGACGGCCGCGTCGCCATCTACAACCTCTTCAACCACACGCAGACGCCGATCGCCGACGGCTGGTCGGTGCGCCGCACGCAGGTCCGCGACTTCCGCGGCGGCACCCTCACCTACGACAGCCACAACGGCACCGACTTCGCGGTCCCGCCCGGCACCGTGGTGGTCGCCGCCGCCCCGGCCCGCGTGCTGCGCGTCTCGAGCGAGTTCAACCGCGGCGGGCTCAAGATATTCCTCGACCACGGCGGCGGGCTCGTGACCACGTCCAACCACCTCGGCCGCGCGCTCGTGCGCCCCGGCGACCTCGTGCGACGCGGCCAGCCGATCGCCCGCTCGGGCGCGTCGGGCATCGACATGTTCCTCATGTTCCCCTGGAACGTCCCGCACGTGCACTTCAACGTCTGGCTCGGCACCGAGCCCGTCGATCCGTTCGCCCTGCCCGGCGAGCCGTCGCTCTGGCGGCGCCACAACGACCCCGTCCCCGACGACGGCAGCGCCGACGACGCCGACTTCACTCCGACGCCATGGGAGCCCGAGCGCATCGAGGCCGGCATCGCCGCCTGCACCGTCGCCGACGTGCGGGCGGCGCTGCGCGCGATCCCGGCGCTCGACGAGCGCGCGATGGCGCTGCTCTTCCAGTACAACTACTACCCGACGCGCTTCCCCGAGCGGCCGGGGCTCCATGCCGGGCCGTGCCCGCGCCGGCCGCGCCTCGACCTGCCGTTCCGCGCCACGGACGCGGTCGGCATCGCCTTCCCGAACGCGTGA
- a CDS encoding DUF1993 domain-containing protein — MSATDTIPQFAKMLGNLDAWLAKAVAFAEQRKFPPDVLAQARLAPDQYELARQVQSACDAAKFAAAYLSGEAAPSHPDTETTVTELRARVATCLAYLRGVGAEQLAGFATRRVAPPWLQGKWMRGDRYLTEVAIPNFYFHVTTAYAILRHNGVELGKMDYIGGLPIEEG; from the coding sequence ATGAGCGCCACCGACACGATCCCGCAGTTCGCGAAAATGCTCGGCAACCTCGACGCCTGGCTCGCGAAGGCCGTCGCGTTCGCCGAGCAGAGGAAGTTCCCCCCCGACGTGCTCGCACAGGCCCGCCTCGCGCCCGATCAGTACGAGCTGGCGCGCCAGGTGCAGTCGGCGTGCGACGCCGCGAAGTTCGCCGCGGCGTACCTGTCGGGCGAGGCCGCGCCGTCGCACCCGGACACCGAGACCACGGTGACCGAGCTGCGCGCGCGCGTCGCCACGTGCCTCGCCTACCTGCGCGGCGTCGGCGCGGAGCAGCTCGCCGGCTTCGCGACCCGGCGCGTCGCGCCGCCGTGGCTGCAGGGCAAGTGGATGCGCGGCGATCGCTACCTCACCGAGGTGGCGATCCCGAACTTCTACTTCCACGTGACCACGGCGTACGCGATCCTGCGCCACAACGGCGTCGAGCTCGGCAAGATGGACTACATCGGCGGGCTGCCGATCGAGGAGGGGTGA